The genomic window TACGACATGAACCGAATGTTGCTGATGATTCCTGCAGGCTCACATAAAGACCACTGCCAGCCAGGACACTGAAGAAGAATTCTATATTGGCAGTAATGCAGAAGAATGTGAGGATTTATAGAGAAATCTGACAGGAATAAATGACAACGTGGAGCTAGGTGTTAGCTCCCAGCAGGGTGCAGCCATATGCTCCATCCAGATCTGCTGACCCTGCTGATGTTCATAAGTTTCCATCAGCGTCATGAGAACGTAAAAAATATGGTTTGATTCAAGATGGGAGGCTGGACAGCAAACAAGGGGATCTGATGGCTTTGTAGTTAATTATTAGTATTCTCCCGTTTTTTTGACTCAGTTCTTGCTTACACTTCCTCTGTGGTGTGCTCtcgtaaaaatgtttttttgtttgtgcttttatttgctCAATTCAAGAACGCATATTGAGAAACAACCCAGAAAACTCAAACCACTCATTAGTAGGAAAATAAGAAACCCAAAAAggaatttaccaaaaaaaaacaaaaagtccagAGAGTGGTCACAAAACTCTGGAACAAAGCTTTATGGATAGATTAGGTaacaaaaaacctttttggtTGAGATCAAACGTTTGGAGAAAGGAAGGATCTGCTCCTGACTCCAAATATACAAGCTGATCTGTGAAATGCAGTGGACATCGTTTCATCAGGTGGGCTTGCATGGCTCCTTTGTGTGCTTAGATCAACAGACACTTTGGCAACTGGACATAAAGTATTCATCATTTTAATCAGTCTACTCACAAATGTAGTCTTCTATCCATGCTAGCGCTGTGATAGATGTGAAAACATGGAACTAAAAGCCTGAATGTTGATCTTTCAGATCATATTCATCATCATTTCTACCAATTCCAAACTAGGACTGCTTATGATAGAAAAAACATCATGAAATCACTGAATTTGAAGAAGGGAATAGTGTTCTGGCAGATTTAGAAACCTAACTAACTTACAAATTCAATTGATTCTAATTTGTAAATGAAGTGATAAAACTAATGGACGTTGAGACAGCTAGAAGATACTGGGTCAGACTGATAACTGTGCATACCTGCCATTTTGCTTGGTAATCTGGCGCTCTTTTGGGCCGATCCATTTTTTCCTATAATGTAAACCGGCCGGCTCATAAACATTTCTCATTCCTTCATTTTATGACTTTAGGCCAGCCCAGACTCATCTCTTCCCCCTCCACTCTATTACACCTCTTCCTCCACTCCCCATCCCGTCTCCAGTACTGATGCTGATTAAAATCTGTTGCTCTGTCAGGTCATACGTGCCTGAGGGATAATTTGCCGAGTCTCCTCTCCTCATTCTACCACCTTCACTGGCACTAACTTCTAAAAACCCTCCACAAAGCATGCAGGTTCAACCTTTCGACAGAGCTACTCTCTGGACACATGCTTGTAAAATGGGAAATGCCAAAATAACATAGATAATTttgttactgtattttttttctgttgtcaaAAGTCAAAACTGAAAGATAATTCAATTATGCTGCTCTGTGTCAAAGCCAAATGCTTGCAATTTCTAGCAACAATGAAGAAATCTACTTTATCCTCCTGTGCCGGTGCTTTGGTGCATGCTGCTTGAAAACTATGAAAGCTTCCAGGAGCTTTGCCTTCTTGGATCATTTTGGGTTTGCAAAAAGTTCTTCACTTTCAATGTGTAAGTGCTTAACTCAGGTCGTGCGTCTTCACTTCATCATTGCGTTGTCTCATCATACATGTTTGCTCATCATACCGCCTCTCCGTGTTTGGAAAGTTTAAGGGGAACGATGGTAAAGAAGATGTGGGTCTTTTTCACAGTGGCTGGTGGCTGCTGCAGTGTGAGAGCTTTGTTAACACCAACAGGAACTGGAAACACAACGCTCGCATCATGCTTAAACATCACTCGCAGATTCCCCAGTGAGGTTGTGAACATGCAGCTGTGTGCCTCGTGCagagtggagaggaaaaaagacgTGTCTCAGTCGCTGAATAAAatatgcgtgcgtgcgtgcgtgtgcgccgGGCACACTGGAGAGCACAGACATATGGTTTCCTGTCTGTGTCGAACTCGGTTCAGAAGCATCTCCAGCACATGGTGAGTGGACCCCGTAGACACAGGAGACCTCATCTGGAGAATGACAGAGTGGTGCAGTACGTCTGCTGAGCAGGACGTGTCTCACCCCACACTCTGttattaaaacagaataaagtctTATTCTTCCCATCCAAATTACCATCCTCCTGTTTTGAAGGGCAACAGCTTACAATTAGATTGTGGTGTACCTCTGGGCCGTGATGAATGAATGTGTTTCTCTTCATAGTTTGACTCATGAACCAtgctacaaaaatgtaaatgttctgTTGATAATTGATTCTAGGTTTGGTGCAGAAAACTTAATGAAGTGAATGTGCAATACTGgttacaaaatgtgttttatttaaacttgtaTTACCTTTGTTGCTCatacaaaaatacaactttaaacaactacaacaaaatctattaaaataaatgtattaattcaattagttttaaaagtacaaaacttAAACGTaattcatattaattcaaaattcttcAGAGTGAAAGATCTGCTGCAGCAGTCTGTGTCTGTATTACATCAAATTTGAAGAAATCTATGActaaagacatatttttttataaaactgttttatgaaGAGGATGGTAAGCAGTAATATAGAGCCTTACAAAGTGCTTCCTACCACTTCATcctttttttaacactttttcacattacaaagACAAACCTCCATGAATTCTATTGGTATTTTCACTTATAGgctaatataaaacaaaaactggaccAGATCCAAGTTTcacagtggggatggtgtgttcagggttaTGTGCGGTGTTGGTCTTCAGCACCACATAGTATTTTCTACTTAGACTAAAAAATGGGAAGCCTTCCTTCAAGTGTGGGTGGTGATGCCAGAAGTTCCTACTGAACTTTGGACTCAGAGGGAGCAATGTGGCTTTCGGACTGGCTTTGGAACACGGGACCAGATCTTTACCTGTGTGCAATCTCTGAGGTAGTCATTGGAGCTTCTCTGATCTACATGTGTTTCCAAAGTCTTCTGAGGATGTTTCTCAAGGTATTTTTGGGGAGTGGAATTCTCCAGTAGTATGGCATATCTGGATGAGTACTTAATACAGTGTCTAAAACAAGAGTTGTGTCTGCGTTCTCAGCGTCAAGTAAAGCTTGTTCCATGTGTGGGGTGGTCTCCAAGGTTACCCCTTGTCTCTGATTTCCTGTGTGGTTTTCATCGACTGGTTCTCAAGGCATAGTTGTATAGAGGAGGTTTTCTGGTTTTACAACCCGAGGGTCTCATCTTTGCTTTCTGTGGATGGTGTTGTCCTGTTGGCTTCTCATAGTGAGCGTTAGCATGCATTAGAGAGATTAGCTTTTCTAATCGTGACTTTCCAATTGGAAAACGGTTTAATGCTTCCTCAGGAACCTGGGTCCTTGTTCTACACACCTTGCTTCatccagagggtctggaccctcggctattgagaaacgattgttTGCTGGAGGTGTAGATTTTgttgaaatgtgaaaacgttGGATCTGATTTTACAAATTGTTAACGTTTGACCATAACGCATGCAACGCGCCAGCTTGATGAAGCTTACTGTAAATAGCTAATGCTGTAAACAATCCTGTGCGGAACAGGGCCACACCATCTTTGCTAGTGATAAAATGTCCTGCATTTTCATCTTGCTCCAACTTTAActgctcaatatttggaagtatGGCCTCTTTCTTTGCTGCCATTGCCAAACATTAGGTAGACTACCATattaaaataacacagaagACATTGTTGTTCGCAACTTCgtcttctgttcgctgattggtcAGCTAGATAAATCAAGCTCAATGGTAGAAGTCCCAAGTGGATCCCTGCAGAGACAAAAGAAATGAGTGGAACTGCATATGAAGGCAGTGGCTCTAAGCCATGAAGATGTAAAAGGTCAAAGAGCGGGGCCAGGAGATGCTGAGCCACATATGGTGTGCAGGTCACTAACTTTCTGCAGCAATAGCCTTCAGAGCAGCTAAAGATCAGTGTGTACAGAGATTCATAGAATGAGTTTCCTCTGCTAAACAGATCCCTTATTGCCTTGTATCACCAAGCGCAGAGCTCTGGATGTGGTGGTGTAAACACACAGTCATTATCCCCTAAAGCtttggaaacatgttttatagtGATGAATCATTACTGTCTGTCTGGCAGTTTAATAGTACAGACTGGGTTTGTCAGCCACCAGAACGTGTCTGACTTCATTTCACTCACCGTCAAGTGTAAAGTTTGTATTAGGGCCCCTTAATTCCACCGAAAGAAACTCTTACTGCGTCAGAACATAAAAGCGCGTTGGTTAATTTCATGATCCCAACTTGTGGGGCATTAACCCAAAGTAAAGTCTATAAGGACACGGATGAAAGAGATTGGTGTGAAGAATGGACATCCATAATGTATATACACCCATTGTTTGGCAGAATGCTAGGCCAGGATTTTCCACAaagtaaatatgcaaatataaaaGATTTACAAATGGAACAAATAAGTAAAGTAAAAGGCTAAGTTTGCCTTAGCCAGCTAGAAACTAGCAATCTGGGCTGAAATCTGCCTGTGCTGATGACCTGAACGCACAGAGCCACATAAAGGCAGTTCCAACGtcagccttctgtcacctgaagaacatttccaggatcaAAGGACTAATGTGGCCATATTTACTGCTGtgctactgtaaaaaaaaaaaaaaaagttttaaattcttggagGTACATAATGAGAAAAAGAAGTTGAGCAGATTTAGCATATATTTCTTTTTGAGGTTTGTAAATGTTACCTGATGTGTTTGTCAGTTGGCTCATAAAGAAGACAGATTTCCTTGTGACACCAAGTGGGAATGTTTCATCCACACGAGGCGTTTCTATCTTAATACCACAGAGGAACGACAATAGATAAGTACCGGGAATAAATAGTTACTTAGTTTGGTTCCTcccaaaaaaaggaagaagaagtgGTTTTGTAAATATTCCtagatggactttttttttttatttccatttttttctttagctaaGTCTGGAACTAATCTTGAGTTCTTTCAGTTTCACAGCAGATGGCTTTAATAGAGAAATTGAAATCCAACAAGTCATCGTCTAGACGCATCCAAACAGCATTCTGGGGCCAAAATGCTACAATGAGATGATCTGCAGAGTTATGTCACACCataccacatttttttttataaatctctTTAAAACCACTAAGAAAACTGACATGCTGCAATGGCAAATGGTTAATTATTATAGAACAAATTAAATgagcacataaaaacacagacagtcaACATCTCTCAGTCTGTTTAAGGTCTTGGAataaaagtgtgtgtttttttatatgagGAGTGCTTATGAAACAGCGGGTTGTGAAGACAGTGCTGTTACCATAGCAAGTAAATACACAGCATGCTCCCTGTTGGACTGAGCTGCTAACCTCCGTGTGGCTGTAGCATATTGGCAGGTCGGGTAAGGCCAGATTACTTCTATACTTAAAatagtaaacatgtttttttgttttgtgtgtgtgcgtgcgtgcatgcgtgtgtgtgtgtgtgtttgtgtgcgtgtgtgtgtgtgtgtgtgcgcgtgcatgcgtgtctgtgcgtgtgtgtgcgtgtgcatgtgtgtgcgtgtctgtgtgaaACCACAGTAATAATTCGACTtgaattttcagaaaaagtacAAGAGCCTGCAAGACTGTTTCAAGGCTTTTTCATTATCCTGACTTGAGACGATCCGTCTGCATGAAGTTCACCAGAACAAGACAAGATGAGACAAGAAGAGTTGTAGAACGGTTTTGACTGTTCCACGGTGGGGAAACTCAGGTGTACGAGCAGCATCAAGATTTATAGGTTCACACAGAAGATCAAAAACtgttacaaaagtaaaaaacaaagaacagattaataatatctgtttttaaatcctCCTAATGTctatatgtattttaaataattttatgttagtACTTTGTGTGTATTGCTATCACCGTAAAACCAACTCACCACATTTACAATTGCATCCTTCTTGACTTTGATTAACTTTAGTGGTGGcaattttttcaaaatggctttgCAAAGATCTGGCTAATCGACTTAAGATaatcaaaagctttaaaaactttttgaagTATATACTATCTAACCATCTATTACCTGTAATCAGGTCTGGTGCTgctattttttaacaaaaatggtTCCTCTTAAATATTTGGTCTGTAACATCATAAAACTCTTTTAAACTGTGAGTAGTTACTGTTTTGAGTTTCCTTATTGAGAGGGAGAGAAGACTAGCTCAAATTTTCCCAGACACATATCTTTGGCCAAATTACATCTCAAACCAATTAGAGGAAAGCATGAGAACACTCTGGCATCCTGACTGGAAAAGGCCATGCAAGCCTTACTACCAGTTTGACATTCCAGTACGTTTCTGGCTGTGTTTACACCTCAAACACATTCTACTCTCACAGAACAGATTACACACTTATAGGCACAGCGAGAAAATGAACCTAACCCCCCCAAAATCGTCAAGGAGTCataaaagccttaaaaacattcaaagtacATAAACAGAGAATTTGAGAGGAAGTGGCTATGTGTTTGGAagcctttttttccatttcatttcattctaATACATTATAATTACTTTTACTATTGGAATTCAAACGTTTTCCAAAATGAGAAGGAAAGAAACTTTAGTCAGGGCTAAAGcgttacaaatatatatatatagagagaaaGACCACTGCATTTGACAAGCTCTTTATTCTTATCTAAAGGAAAAGTGAAAGTAATGCTGTCTTCTCCAACAGTTTAAAGTGTGACTTAGTTAGCTTAAGACTGTTTTGACAGGCATGGAGGTGCAATAGTTCAAACCAGGAACAACAGTTGGTTCTCACGctacaacaaaatgcaaaacaagtgAAGACCTGACAAGTACACCTTGTGCTTAATGTTGGTTTTTCACCATTCTGGTTGAATCAGCGGTCTCTTTGTGtggtgtgtgcgagtgtgtgtgtgtttgtgtgttcataCACCGCTTTCCAGAAGGAAGCAGAATAAACAGCCCATTAGGCAGGCGGGGTCTCCAGTGATGTATCTCTCCTTCCTTTGGAATTGTAAAAAATTGCAATCTAGTATTAAAATCATAATCTGATGATAAAATCAGCCATGGAACTCATGGCTTCACACCGGCTGGTTTGTCTGTTGGTCTGAACCATCATTTGTGCTAAATGATTGTGATAATTATTGAGCAGTGAATAAAAACGTTCTAAAAGttaatgtttctttacatatttttcgTCTGTTGGTTTGCAAAGGGGCccccaggtcagaggtcaatgcTTTTTAGGGGGCCATGGCATGGAAAAGTTTGGGAGCTCCCATCATCAAACATTCATCTGTGTTGATTGAGACCCTTTTTGATTCTAAGCTCGTCATTTCTCTAACTgttctcttcctctgtttttttcttcagcagcaaaAGATCAAGCCCTCGTCTCTATAATTCTGGTGAGCCTGCTTCCCCTCATTGTGATGGGAGTCTTGGTTGCCGTGGTGATCCACTGGCACTGCGTCAATCGGCGCCGCCAGCTTGGCAAGAAGTGGGAGAGCAACGTTAAAATGCATAAGCCAAAAGCCGGCGGGCTGGACTGTAGAGACACCTGCGCCTTCATGGTGGATGACGACGGCTCTGACAGCAGCTCCATGCACGCCAACAACCTGAATCACAACACCGAACCCCTGCCTATAGAGCTGGATCTGCTGGTGAGTGTAAGCTGAAGAGCTGAAGCTTTTTGGAGGCGGTGTAACGTCTCACTGAggcccttttttttaatcttcctcCAGGTGGGTAAGGGCCGCTTTGCTCAGGTGTACAAGGCGAAGCTGAAGCAGAGCAGCTCGGCTCAGTTTGAAACCGTGGCTGTGAAGATCTTCCCCTATGAGGAGTACGCATCCTGGAAGAACGAGAAGGACATCTTTTTCAACACGGACCTCAGACACGAGAACGTCCTCCACTTCCTGACAGCGGAGGAGAGGAAGGCAGAGAAACAGTACTGGCTCATCACAGCTTTCCACCCCATTGGGAACCTCCAGGTGAGTCCACTGCTGCTTGGCTTCCCTTTATGAAACCTGCCACTTTAATAACTTCTAAATGCGATGGAGCTCAAACGTCGCTCTGCTTCACAGGAGTATCTGACGCGCCACGTGATCAGCTGGGAGGAACTGCAGGCGTTGAGCAGCTCTCTGGCCCGCGGAGTCGCCCACCTTCACAGCGACCAGCTCGCAAGTGGACGGCCCAAGGTGGGACTTGATAAAAATGTCCACGAATTATTTCATAATCACCAAACAAGGACCAAATCTAATTCACATATCGTCACCTTCCTGAAATAATGACCCAAGACATcttttgccaaaagatgatttatacaaaaacaaaaaatcacttttggcaaaaaatgactttggcaattattttaagaagatGACAACATAAAATCCAGTCAGTGCCTGACAGTTActttgaaacacattttgaaaaaggaTCAAAGACTTATATGTTATACTAAAACAAACCTGATGAGCAGAATGAGTTAAAGCTTTGATGGCAACGCTAACTAAGATTGTCAATGTTTCTAACATCAAAGGACATCATATTCAGTAGCGCTCTTGGATTGTTGTAACTATGTGCATACAGGCAAAGTAAGACCAAACGTCAACCAAGTTCACGCACCAAACGATACTCTGTAAAGATACAGTCCACAGTACACAGAACTCCACATACCAGAGGCTGTATGTGCTGTTGGCTGCTTAAAAGTATCTTTAACTCTTGGAAACAAGAGCGGGGCAACAGGAAGTTGCAAGCAATAACCTGGTTTCAATAGTTCTTAAGAAATCCACACTTTGGCAGAATATTGGGGTAAAAATGCTTTAGATTTGATAGAACTGCCTGAAGACTGGGGCCTGTGAATGCTGTGAAAGTCAGGCACTGTGTGTCGGATCTCTTTCTGATTACAGCAGCATTCATCCCCTGGTTTTATGATGATATATATGTAGAGGTAAATATAAGACTTTTGTCCAATGTATCTCTCATCTCCTGCCCTAAAGCTTTTCGTTCTGTTGCAGAACACACCACCATTATTCTGCAGGTGAATCTAGAGTGAACTTTTAGGGTTTTTCCAGTGGTTAGCCCACAAAAgatatctaaataaaaaagctatccatttcaaaactttgtgGGTAGATTTTAGACTATCCACTCACTGTCTACTTTATTACCCACACCTTGGGTTGAATTGGTTTTTGCCCTCAGAACTACCTCAGTTTCTCATGGCAGATTCAACAAGGTGTGGAAGACATTCCTTTAGATATTTTGGTTCATGTTAACATAAAATCCcacagttgctgcagatttgctGGCTGCACATCCACAAAGTCTAAAGGTGTTCTGCTGGATTAAGATCTGGTTACTGTGGAAACCATTTGAGCCCAGTGAACTCATTGTCAACCTAAGTTCAGTTTGCCTATTATACTTTTACACTTTTACCATTTTTGCTTTGTGGTTGTTTACTGTTGTGGATGGTTGTTTTGAAATCTGTTGAGTTTTGACCACAGCTGCTGTTGGACCAACAGGTGCCCATAGTTCACAGAGACCTGAAGAGCTCCAACGTGCTGGTGAAGAACGACCTGACCTGCTGCATATGTGACTTTGGCCTGGCACTCTGTCTGGACAGCAGCCTGTCAGTGGATGATCTCGCCAACAGTGGCCAGGTCAGTCTCTCACTTACACACTTGTGCACAACACTTCTGATAAACGGTGATGTGACCAAGCAATGCAATACAAAACACATGCATTATGAGAAAAATTACATTAGTTATAATTAAGAACTTAATTTAATGTTGAATAAGGCTCAATTGTCCCAGGGCTACATTGatgacatatttttactcatcatttttgtctctttatatgtcaagtcaagtttacttgtttagcacatttcagcaacaaggcagtttaaGTGATTTCCACccaggcctgtcacgataacaaattttactagacgataaattgtcccagaagttatcgcgataaacaataatattgttgcttcAGGACAAAGACATAATAATGCCTTTACCATTATTTTATGGTATAGGCATctttgagaataaaaaataattcatcttttttattctccaagatgaataaacttaaattttaatgaactagaagacattttaaatatccaaaaaaacaacaacagacaaAAAcgaataaaattaattattagtctttgtaaacaaaattgtccttcaaagaAAGGGCAGGTTGAAACCAAAGCACCGAGCTggagacttttgtcatccagtttttggcagaaagagaaaaatggtaaatcatgcaaatgaaaattattgaactcattttcatttatcatggAATTAATTGATTTCTTGTTTACTGTGACGTGCCTATTTCCTTCATACAAACACAATACAATAACCAactatgaaacaagcaataaacagtacagtttgtcaaatgccatcaacaaaatcatcaagcaaatctacttcaaatatattgatTNNNNNNNNNNNNNNNNNNNNNNNNNNNNNNNNNNNNNNNNNNNNNNNNNNNNNNNNNNNNNNNNNNNNNNNNNNNNNNNNNNNNNNNNNNNNNNNNNNNNNNNNNNNNNNNNNNNNNNNNNNNNNNNNNNNNNNNNNNNNNNNNNNNNNNNNNNNNNNNNNNNNNNNNNNNNNNNNNNNNNNNNNNNNNNNNNNNNNNNNNNNNNNNNNNNNNNNNNNNNNNNNNNNNNNNNNNNNNNNNNNNNNNNNNNNNNNNNNNNNNNNNNNNNNNNNNNNNNNNNNNNNNNNNNNNNNNNNNNNNNNNNNNNNNNNNNNNNNNNNNNNNNNNNNNNNNNNNNNNNNNNNNNNNNNNNNNNNNNNNNNNNNNNNNNNNNNNNNNNNNNNNNNNNNNNNNNNNNNNNNNNNNNNNNNNNNNNNNNNNNNNNNNNNNNNNNNNNNNNNNNNNNNNNNNNNNNNNNNNNNNNNNNNNNNNNNNNNNNNNNNNNNNNNNNNNNNNNNNNNNNNNNNNNNNNNNNNNNNNNNNNNNNNNNNNNNNNNNNNNNNNNNNNNNNNNNNNNNNNNNNNNNNNNNNNNNNNNNNNNNNNNNNNNNNNNNNNNNNNNNNNNNNNNNNNNNNNNNNNNNNNNNNNNNNNNNNNNNNNNNNNNNNNNNNNNNNNNNNNNNNNNNNNNNNNNNNNNNNNNNNNNNNNNNNNNNNNNNNNNNNNNNNNNNNNNNNNNNNNNNNNNNNNNNNNNNNNNNNNNNNNNNNNNNNNNNNNNNNNNNNNNNNNNNNNNNNNNNNNNNNNNNNNNNNNNNNNNNNNNNNNNNNNNNNNNNNNNNNNNNNNNNNNNNNNNNNNNNNNNNNNNNNNNNNNNNNNNNNNNNNNNNNNNNNNNNNNNNNNNNNNNNNNNNNNNNNNNNNNNNNNNNNNNNNNNNNNNNNNNNNNNNNNNNNNNNNNNNNNNNNNNNNNNNNNNNNNNNNNNNNNNNNNNNNNNNNNNNNNNNNNNNNNNNNNNNNNNNNNNNNNNNNNNNNNNNNNNNNNNNNNNNNNNNNNNNNNNNNNNNNNNNNNNNNNNNNNNNNNNNNNNNNNNNNNNNNNNNNNNNNNNNNNNNNNNNNNNNNNNNNNNNNNNNNNNNNNNNNNNNNNNNNNNNNNNNNNNNNNNNNNNNNNNNNNNNNNNNNNNNNNNNNNNNNNNNNNNNNNNNNNNNNNNNNNNNNNNNNNNNNNNNNNNNNNNNNNNNNNNNNNNNNNNNNNNNNNNNNNNNNNNNNNNNNNNNNNNNNNNNNNNNNNNNNNNNNNNNNNNNNNNNNNNNNNNNNNNNNNNNNNNNNNNNNNNNNNNNNNNNNNNNNNNNNNNNNNNNNNNNNNNNNNNNNNNNNNNNNNNNNNNNNNNNNNNNNNNNNNNNNNNNNNNNNNNNNNNNNNNNNNNNNNNNNNNNNNNNNNNNNNNNNNNNNNNNNNNNNNNNNNNNNNNNNNNNNNNNNNNNNNNNNNNNNNNNNNNNNNNNNNNNNNNNNNNNNNNNNNNNNNNNNNNNNNNNNNNNNNNNNNNNNNNNNNNNNNNNNNNNNNNNNNNNNNNNNNNNNNNNNNNNNNNNNNNNNNNNNNNNNNNNNNNNNNNNNNNNNNNNNNNNNNNNNNNNNNNNNNNNNNNNNNNNNNNNNNNNNNNNNNNNNNNNNNNNNNNNNNNNNNNNNNNNNNNNNNNNNNNNNNNNNNNNNNNNNNNNNNNNNNNNNNNNNNNNNNNNNNNNNNNNNNNNNNNNNNNNNNNNNNNNNNNNNNNNNNNNNNNNNNNNNNNNNNNNNNNNNNNNNNNNNNNNNNNNNNNNNNNNNNNNNNNNNNNNNNNNNNNNNNNNNNNNNNNNNNNNNNNNNNNNNNNNNNNNNNNNNNNNNNNNNNNNNNNNNNNNNNNNNNNNNNNNNNNNNNNNNNNNNNNNNNNNNNNNNNNNNNNNNNNNNNNNNNNNNNNNNNNNNNNNNNNNNNNNNNNNNNNNNNNNNNNNNNNNNNNNNNNNNNNNNNNNNNNNNNNNNNNNNNNNNNNNNNNNNNNNNNNNNNNNNNNNNNNNNNNNNNNNNNNNNNNNNNNNNNNNNNNNNNNNNNNNNNNNNNNNNNNNNNNNNNNNNNNNNNNNNNNNNNNNNNNNNNNNNNNNNNNNNNNNNNNNNNNNNNNNNNNNNNNNNNNNNNNNNNNNNNNNNNNNNNNNNNNNNNNNNNNNNNNNNNNNNNNNNNNNNNNNNNNNNNNNNNNNNNNNNNNNNNNNNNNNNNNNNNNNNNNNNNNNNNNNNNNNNNNNNNNNNNNNNNNNNNNNNNNNNNNNNNNNNNNNNNNNNNNNNNNNNNNNNNNNNNNNNNNNNNNNNNNNNNNNNNNNNNNNNNNNNNNNNNNNNNNNNNNNNNNNNNNNNNNNNNNNNNgtcagtgcaaagtagcctacaaattctttggtggggggcggtgagggacctggatgaaggctaggggggcgctggcccaaaaaaggttgagaaacactgatctagtgTGTGATATTTGAGTGCAGATGTGAGTGAACAATTTTTAATGTGTGACTTGTAGGTGGGTACGGCACGCTACATGGCCCCTGAGGTCCTGGAGGCCCGACTCAATCTGGAGAACATTGAGTCCTTCAAGCAGACCGACATTTACTCCATGGCTCTGGTCATGTGGGAAATGACGTCAAGATGCAAAACCATAGGAGGTGAGTGTGCATGTGGAAACACTTCTTGAAGAAGCAACGCAAGTCAGTTGAATCAATGGTCTGCCTACAATCCCATGTGTCTTTGttgtgctcaacaacaaaaaaagggcccatctaactgcattctaggacagaatattaacaaagccactcagctttcagagtttaataaacaatgataaattacaaaaatgtgacatatacaatcaaagctaacgaacatctccatatagagcatacaactatgcctatgtaagatattttattagtaatttctttctgcaggtctattttgttatagaaaagtattgcaatattcaaacccgcaatttagcaagatatgtaaatcagagcaagaccaccagacatattttgtctggTGGTGAAAATATAGTGTaatttacagaattacactattaaaaata from Poecilia reticulata strain Guanapo linkage group LG6, Guppy_female_1.0+MT, whole genome shotgun sequence includes these protein-coding regions:
- the tgfbr2b gene encoding TGF-beta receptor type-2 isoform X2 — translated: MNGFRSSLSNMYGQQCCSSSRGVSLPSSLVLWAVFFLPLLKPGTAGIPGLSMYPISQLCKFCDRQSSSCNGTGSCMSDCDITSVCYSHQDVCVAIWIKNGTGFTVETLCHNPSMSLYGIMLDDYNSSSCVMKEKNSTRGMVHICSCTEEECNDKLLFVPTKDQALVSIILVSLLPLIVMGVLVAVVIHWHCVNRRRQLGKKWESNVKMHKPKAGGLDCRDTCAFMVDDDGSDSSSMHANNLNHNTEPLPIELDLLVGKGRFAQVYKAKLKQSSSAQFETVAVKIFPYEEYASWKNEKDIFFNTDLRHENVLHFLTAEERKAEKQYWLITAFHPIGNLQEYLTRHVISWEELQALSSSLARGVAHLHSDQLASGRPKVPIVHRDLKSSNVLVKNDLTCCICDFGLALCLDSSLSVDDLANSGQVGTARYMAPEVLEARLNLENIESFKQTDIYSMALVMWEMTSRCKTIGEVKDYEPAFGSKVRQNPYVESMKDSDRPDIPDSWLRHQGILAVCTTIKECWDHDPEARLTAHCVATRLAEIEEELDKLSSRSSSAEKIRYEVHIPVTMEIPEEEVKISEIQNIIAADCSVSDKK
- the tgfbr2b gene encoding TGF-beta receptor type-2 isoform X1, whose translation is MNGFRSSLSNMYGQQCCSSSRGVSLPSSLVLWAVFFLPLLKPGTAGIPGLSMYPISQLCKFCDRQSSSCNGTGSCMSDCDITSVCYSHQDVCVAIWIKNGTGFTVETLCHNPSMSLYGIMLDDYNSSSCVMKEKNSTRGMVHICSCTEEECNDKLLFVPTAKDQALVSIILVSLLPLIVMGVLVAVVIHWHCVNRRRQLGKKWESNVKMHKPKAGGLDCRDTCAFMVDDDGSDSSSMHANNLNHNTEPLPIELDLLVGKGRFAQVYKAKLKQSSSAQFETVAVKIFPYEEYASWKNEKDIFFNTDLRHENVLHFLTAEERKAEKQYWLITAFHPIGNLQEYLTRHVISWEELQALSSSLARGVAHLHSDQLASGRPKVPIVHRDLKSSNVLVKNDLTCCICDFGLALCLDSSLSVDDLANSGQVGTARYMAPEVLEARLNLENIESFKQTDIYSMALVMWEMTSRCKTIGEVKDYEPAFGSKVRQNPYVESMKDSDRPDIPDSWLRHQGILAVCTTIKECWDHDPEARLTAHCVATRLAEIEEELDKLSSRSSSAEKIRYEVHIPVTMEIPEEEVKISEIQNIIAADCSVSDKK